In Procambarus clarkii isolate CNS0578487 chromosome 50, FALCON_Pclarkii_2.0, whole genome shotgun sequence, one genomic interval encodes:
- the LOC138351573 gene encoding uncharacterized protein, whose amino-acid sequence MVSPTVTVPDAVYTTSTPATCAPPAADPVIKVNTANLRQPSASTTTDPLAAAVTPAPAPATAGAALEPPHSHPSTSGPADAATQPPTAYSNLNSADSSDDSSDDISGGTS is encoded by the coding sequence ATGGTCTCCCCAACCGTCACGGTGCCCGACGCCGTCTACACCACCTCGACGCCAGCCACATGTGCTCCTCCAGCTGCTGACCCGGTCATCAAGGTGAACACGGCCAACCTCCGTCagccgtcagcctccaccactactgACCCGCTGGCTGCAGCTGTAACGCCCGCTCCGGCACCTGCTACAGCGGGAGCAGCCTTGGAACCGCCGCATTCTCATCCGTCGACATCTGGACCTGCTGATGCTGCTACTCAACCTCCAACTGCCTATAGTAACTTGAATTCAGCTGACTCATCAGACGACTCATCAGACGACATCTCGGGTGGGACTTCATAA